TGCCCTCAATTACTCACAATCACATCATTCCCGGCGTTGAACTCACCTGCAAACCAGCATCACGCCTTGAACGCGTACTTGGCGAAACACATCTTATCATCCTCAACCCAAAACAGGACTTTTTTAATACTGAAGCATTTCCTGACCTCTACGAAACAATTGAGAGTGCGCACGCAGACGGTTCAGTCCTCATCCTGCCGCACCCCTTTTATTTTGACCGCTCAAAAAAGAACTATTACAAAATGCTCTCAGGCGTTGAAACATATTACTCCTACAAAAACCCGCTCACACCCCTCTTGCGAAAAAACGCGCTACGAATAAATGCACTTGGTCCTGCGTGCGTTGCAGGAAGTGATGCGCACACGCTTGACATGCTTGGGTGTGCACAAAACGTTGTTGAATACTGCCCCACTGTTGACCATTTGCTGACTGAAATTGAAAATCGCGCAATTCTTCATGCACAAACCAAGCCATCTGTTCTTAACTCGCTTCGCACGCTTATTGCTAATTAAGAAATAACAACCTATATTAATTTCACAATACCCTAATTACTCTATGTTCTTATTTACCGCGTTCAACCTCAACAAGAGAATGCAAAAAGATGTTGCCTACAAATTTTTCACAGAAGTGAGCAAACACCTTAAACAAGGAATTGACGTAAATAAGAGTCTTGCACAAACGCGCGAATCCCTTCAACGAGCATACCCTGAAAACAAACCGGTGCAAGCGTGGATTGATTTTCTCGTTAACTACTCGCAAACTAAGGGAAAATTCTTTGTTCGCGGATTTGGAACGTACCCGCAAAAAACAATACTCTCATTTATTGATGACACCCTGCTTGATGAAGAACACCTTGCAAGCGAAAGACGCAAAGCCCTGCAATCACCCCTGCGACAGCACAAGATTCTTGTTGCAAACTACACGCGCGACCGACACGTTATTGCACAACTGTTTAGTGAAGGAATGAAGATAGATAACGTCATGGGCTACACAAATTATCTTGTTGGAAAAAACAAACGCGTTCTTATCTGGAACCAGAAAAAAATTATGGGTGCAGAACCAATACACCTTGCAGAACTCTACAACAACACAGGCGTTATTGTGGTTGTTACTGACCACGAAAAAGACATTGTTGCAAACATTGAAAAACACTTGAAAAACATGCATGAAGTGGGAAGCCGCGCGCACATGTACCTGTTGCAACTTGCAGGAAACACCGCTATTCTGTATCGCATCATGCTCAAAAACCGCAAAGAACCACAAATTATATCACTTCTCACTGTTGAGCGAAAAAACCTCTCAACCATTTTTGAAGTACTCAAATAAAAACAACGAGTTATATTTCAAGTGCGCTGAGAGTACGCTCATGTATTTGGTGAATGTCGCCAACCCCATTAATTTTGAAAAAATGTGTTCTACTCTGTTTTTGTTTTTCTTGGTAAAAATCTACCAACCGCGCTGTTTGCTGATGATATATTGCAAGACGCTCACGCACGATTTGTTCTCTGTCATCATCACGCAAAATTAATGGCTCTCCGGTCACATCATCATAGTCTGCAACCCGCGGCGGGTTGAACACAGCATGATACACGCGCCCCGATGCAGCATGCACACGCCGCCCACTCATGCGCAGTAATATTTCACTATCTGGAACATCAAGTTCAATAACACTATCAATGGTGATTCCTTGCGTGTCAAGCGCTTCTGCTTGCGTGATTGTTCGCGGAAAGCCGTCAAAGAGAAACCCGCTTACACAGTCTGGTTTTGCAATACGCTCCTTTACGAGTTCTATGATAATACTATCCAAAACAAGACCGCCTGCGTCAAGCAGGTTTTTGATGTTATACCCTACTGTAGACCCCTCGTGCACGGCAGCGCGCAACATGTCGCCTGTTGAAATGTGGGGAATGCAAAGGTAGTCGCAGAGTAATTGCGCTTGCGTTCCTTTTCCCGCACCAGGAGGTCCAAGCAAAATGATATTCATTACTCTTTTATGCGTGCGTTTCAATTAAAAAAAATTTCTTATGTTTTACTGCACTAAAAAAGTAGTGAGTGGGCCCAGAGGGATTCTACCGCACCTTTTTAGAAAAAAGCTGCACCAAAAAAAATGTGAGTGGGCCCAGAGGGATTTGAACCCCCGACCTACCGGTTAAGAGCCGGTCGCTCTAGCCAGGCTGAGCTATGAGCCCATTATAATAGGTACTAGAACAGGAATGAAAGAGTGTTTATAAAAATTTGGGTAAACCCTACCAAAGTGGTGGAAGCAACTTCCACGTCTTTTTTACATATTGTTTATACCCGCGCACGTGTTTGGACAAAACTTCCTCTTCCTTTTCAATACGCATAAACAAGCCAAGCAAAAACGTTGCTGAAAACGCCAAGCTTACAAACGAATTGAGAATGAGCGGAGCTGAAAACACGGCAAGAAGATACGCAAGATACACCGGATGCCTGACATACTTATATAAACCTGAACTAATAAGTGCGTGCTTCTTTTTAATGCGAATATGAGGGTATGCAAGCTCGCGAAGCTCTTTGTACGCAAAATACCGTATTACAACTGCGCCAAGAAATACAAACACCGCAGGAACACTAATCCAATAATTAAGGGTAAACGGCACGTACACGTAAAGCACAAGGGGCATTAAGAATGCAGAATATGCAGGAACGTAAAATGAAAACATAGTCCATTCATGAAACACTTCACCCTTGACGCGCTGACCGCGAAATGCTACAATTTCTGCAAGCTTGAAAAGCAATAGAAGTAATAAATAGAAAATGAGGGTGTAGCCAACCTCTGAAATCACAATACTACGTACTAGCGCGTTTTGTTAAATTAAAGCTTATGCTTTCTAACGATGCCTGCTTAGCAATGCTTCAAGACGCGGTTTTAACTTCTTAAACGTTAACGGCGTGCCCTCCCACGTGTATGAATCAAAACCCTTGTTTACCACTACTTCAATACCCTGATGAACCGTATTTACCTGTCCTAGTTTGAGAAGCGCCCACACTGCTTTTGAAATAGTGTCAATCTTTTCTTGCGGCGTGAACCCTCGCAGCCTTAGCTCTGTATCAGAGTACGGCACGAGTTGCACGGTTGGTAGGGTGACGCGTCCTTCGTAAATGCCCTGGCTTTTGAGCATTTCATCATAATAATTCATGTCAAGCGTGGCATCCTTGTCAACAAGCACGCACACAGGATTTGCGTGAAATGCTTCAACAATGTCATCAAATGAGCGCAAATATGATTCTTTGAATGTGAGTGTGTAATCATTAACGTGCGCAATCTCCCAGGGGTTTGTTGTTGCACTAATACGCACATCCCAGTTTTTGGT
Above is a genomic segment from archaeon CG10_big_fil_rev_8_21_14_0_10_43_11 containing:
- a CDS encoding adenylate kinase, which produces MNIILLGPPGAGKGTQAQLLCDYLCIPHISTGDMLRAAVHEGSTVGYNIKNLLDAGGLVLDSIIIELVKERIAKPDCVSGFLFDGFPRTITQAEALDTQGITIDSVIELDVPDSEILLRMSGRRVHAASGRVYHAVFNPPRVADYDDVTGEPLILRDDDREQIVRERLAIYHQQTARLVDFYQEKQKQSRTHFFKINGVGDIHQIHERTLSALEI